The Clostridioides sp. ES-S-0010-02 genome window below encodes:
- a CDS encoding 2-oxoacid:acceptor oxidoreductase family protein, translating into MSTARVICAGFGGQGVMSMGQLLTYAGMLEGKEVSWLPSYGPEMRGGTANCAVTVSSEPVGSPLITNDATAAILLNIPAFEKFKDDVVPGGKIIVNSSLIKEKVERTDVDVYYIPANELAVELGNDKVANMIMLGAYLKVADTVDIESVLEAFKKVFGPRKEKFVPLNRAALQKGMDATCCGATN; encoded by the coding sequence TGTCTATGGGACAATTACTTACTTATGCAGGAATGTTAGAAGGTAAAGAAGTTTCTTGGTTACCATCTTATGGACCAGAAATGCGTGGAGGTACAGCAAACTGTGCAGTAACTGTATCTAGTGAACCAGTTGGTTCTCCACTTATAACAAATGATGCAACTGCAGCTATATTATTAAATATACCAGCATTTGAAAAATTTAAAGATGATGTTGTACCTGGTGGAAAAATAATAGTAAATAGCTCTTTAATAAAAGAAAAAGTTGAAAGAACAGATGTAGATGTTTATTATATCCCAGCAAATGAATTAGCTGTTGAATTAGGTAATGATAAAGTTGCTAATATGATAATGCTAGGAGCTTACTTAAAAGTAGCTGATACAGTAGATATAGAGTCTGTATTAGAAGCATTTAAAAAAGTTTTCGGACCTAGAAAAGAAAAATTTGTTCCATTAAACAGAGCAGCTTTACAAAAAGGTATGGATGCTACATGTTGCGGAGCAACTAACTAA